The following coding sequences are from one Paenibacillus tundrae window:
- a CDS encoding RelA/SpoT family protein — translation MGIEQLLEKAGAYIKEPDLVRIREAYEFADQAHHGQTRKSGEPYILHPLAVADIVVNMQMDTISIIAALLHDVVEDTTVSLEEIRNHFGNTCAMLVDGLTKLERIQFRSKEEQQNENYRKMFIAMAQDIRVIVIKLADRLHNMRTLKFQSEESQRRISYETLEIFCPIANRLGISAIKWEMEDIALRYLNPQQYYRIANLMHKKRAEREQYIDTVMDGITSKLEEMGIQADLSGRPKHIYSVFKKMTTKNKQFNEIYDLLAIRIIVDNIKDCYATLGIIHTLWKPMPGRFKDYIAMPKANMYQSLHTTVVGPNGEPTEVQIRTWDMHRTAEFGIAAHWAYKEGVASGNNFEDKITFFREILELQNEAQDASEFVESLKMDFFSDLVFVFTPKGEVIELPTGSVPLDFAYRIHTEVGNRTIGAKVNGRIVPLDYHLKTGDIIEILTSKHSYGPSQDWLKIAKSSHARAKIKQWFKKERREENVEKGRESCERELKRMGLDPSAWMTDDKLQEAAKKYAFNDIDDMLAAVGFGGITAAQIVTKATEKLRKEQEESSLLELNSEMRELKPAPERKNRPTNGIRVKGIDNLLVRFARCCNPVPGDEIIGYVTRGRGVSVHRSDCPNIPTSADGEEAARVIEVEWEENIEASYSVDIEITGHDRNGLLNEVLQAVSESKTNISAVTGRTDKNKLALVHVTILIRNTEHLHAVVERIKRVKDVYSVHRIMQ, via the coding sequence ATGGGCATAGAGCAATTACTCGAGAAGGCCGGAGCCTACATCAAAGAACCTGATTTGGTGCGCATACGTGAAGCTTACGAATTTGCGGATCAGGCACATCACGGACAGACGCGAAAATCAGGAGAACCTTATATTCTGCATCCGCTTGCGGTTGCCGATATTGTTGTGAACATGCAGATGGACACCATCTCCATTATTGCAGCGCTTCTTCATGATGTAGTAGAAGACACTACGGTGTCCCTTGAAGAAATTCGCAATCATTTTGGCAATACGTGTGCTATGCTTGTTGACGGTTTGACGAAGCTGGAACGAATTCAGTTCCGCTCCAAAGAAGAGCAACAGAACGAGAACTATCGTAAGATGTTTATCGCTATGGCGCAGGATATTCGTGTAATCGTCATAAAATTAGCGGACCGTCTGCATAATATGCGGACGTTGAAATTTCAATCGGAAGAAAGCCAGCGCCGAATCTCGTATGAGACGTTGGAAATTTTCTGTCCTATTGCGAACCGTCTAGGTATCTCTGCAATCAAATGGGAAATGGAGGACATCGCCCTCCGTTATTTGAATCCGCAGCAATACTACCGCATTGCGAATCTGATGCACAAGAAGCGTGCAGAACGAGAGCAATACATTGATACGGTTATGGACGGAATTACGAGCAAGCTGGAAGAGATGGGAATTCAGGCAGACCTATCAGGCCGTCCGAAACATATCTACAGCGTGTTTAAGAAAATGACAACGAAAAACAAACAATTCAATGAGATATATGACCTGCTTGCCATCCGTATTATTGTGGATAATATTAAGGACTGTTATGCGACGCTCGGAATTATACACACCTTATGGAAACCGATGCCAGGACGGTTCAAAGATTATATCGCAATGCCGAAGGCGAACATGTATCAATCCTTGCATACAACGGTCGTTGGCCCTAATGGTGAACCAACCGAGGTTCAGATCAGAACTTGGGATATGCACCGTACCGCTGAATTCGGTATCGCTGCCCACTGGGCGTACAAGGAAGGCGTGGCTTCAGGCAACAATTTTGAAGACAAAATTACCTTCTTCCGCGAAATCCTCGAACTTCAAAATGAGGCTCAAGATGCATCAGAGTTTGTGGAATCGCTCAAAATGGACTTTTTCTCTGATCTCGTGTTTGTATTTACACCGAAGGGGGAAGTCATTGAACTTCCAACAGGTTCTGTCCCGCTTGATTTTGCCTACAGGATTCATACGGAAGTAGGTAATCGCACGATTGGAGCTAAGGTGAATGGGCGTATTGTCCCTCTTGATTATCACCTGAAGACCGGCGATATTATTGAGATTTTGACGTCCAAGCATTCGTATGGGCCGAGTCAGGACTGGCTCAAAATCGCCAAATCGTCCCATGCGCGAGCGAAAATCAAGCAATGGTTTAAGAAGGAACGGCGTGAAGAGAATGTGGAAAAAGGACGCGAGAGCTGTGAACGTGAGCTCAAACGTATGGGACTTGATCCATCCGCTTGGATGACGGACGACAAGCTGCAGGAAGCAGCCAAAAAATACGCTTTTAACGACATTGACGATATGCTTGCAGCTGTCGGGTTCGGCGGAATTACGGCTGCGCAGATTGTGACCAAAGCAACGGAGAAGCTGCGTAAAGAGCAGGAAGAGTCCAGCTTACTGGAACTGAATTCCGAGATGCGCGAATTGAAGCCTGCACCAGAACGCAAAAATCGTCCGACCAATGGTATTCGTGTCAAAGGAATAGATAATCTGCTTGTTCGTTTTGCCCGCTGTTGCAACCCTGTGCCTGGAGATGAAATTATCGGATATGTTACACGTGGACGTGGCGTTTCTGTCCATCGTAGCGATTGTCCTAATATTCCAACTAGTGCAGATGGGGAAGAAGCAGCACGTGTCATTGAGGTTGAGTGGGAAGAGAATATTGAAGCGAGCTACAGTGTGGATATCGAAATTACAGGTCATGATCGTAATGGCTTGCTTAATGAGGTGCTTCAAGCTGTCTCCGAAAGTAAAACGAATATTTCTGCCGTTACTGGACGGACAGACAAAAATAAATTAGCGTTGGTGCATGTCACTATTTTGATTCGGAATACAGAGCATCTGCATGCCGTGGTAGAACGAATCAAACGGGTGAAGGATGTCTATTCGGTGCACCGGATTATGCAGTAA
- the uraA gene encoding uracil permease has product MQREIQVNQKMPLGSGSLLSLQHLFAMFGSTVLVPNYFGVDPSMILLMNGIGTLLYILMCKGKIPAYLGSSFAFISPVYSVLLANPENGYSMALGAFIITGIVFCLVALLIKYAGTGWINVVFPPAAMGAIVALIGLELIPVAAGMAGLINSDPIKNPDWVPQVKPIILSMVTLGVTVIGAVTFRGFPKIIHILIGIVTGYVLGYFMKEVEKANITNADFFSLPTITTPTFDWSVILTILPVALVVIVEHIGHLLVTSSIVGKDLSKDPGLHRSLLGNGVSTILSGFVGSTPNTTYGENIGVMALTKVYSIYVIGGAAIIAIILSFSGTFSALVANIPVPVMGGVSLLLFGVIAASGLRILVEQKVDFAKPTNLILTTLVLVVGLSGTEVSFYGIHLKGMALATIVGILMSLLFKLFDVLGLSNDKSENQPLTKKTPD; this is encoded by the coding sequence GTGCAACGCGAAATTCAGGTTAATCAAAAGATGCCGCTCGGCTCAGGTTCGCTGCTAAGCCTTCAGCATTTGTTCGCCATGTTTGGAAGTACGGTGCTTGTACCGAATTATTTCGGTGTCGATCCAAGTATGATTTTGCTAATGAACGGTATTGGTACATTGCTGTACATACTCATGTGTAAGGGAAAGATCCCTGCGTACCTCGGTTCCAGCTTCGCTTTTATTTCCCCTGTATATTCAGTTTTGCTTGCTAATCCTGAGAATGGATATTCTATGGCACTCGGGGCGTTTATCATCACAGGTATTGTCTTCTGCCTCGTAGCTCTTCTCATTAAATATGCTGGAACAGGATGGATTAATGTTGTATTCCCACCAGCTGCTATGGGAGCCATTGTAGCGTTAATCGGTTTGGAACTCATTCCTGTTGCTGCCGGAATGGCCGGGCTAATTAATTCAGATCCTATCAAGAACCCTGATTGGGTACCGCAAGTAAAACCAATTATACTGTCGATGGTCACTTTAGGCGTCACTGTTATAGGTGCCGTAACGTTCCGCGGATTCCCCAAAATCATTCACATTTTGATCGGAATTGTAACCGGCTATGTACTTGGTTATTTTATGAAGGAAGTAGAAAAAGCCAACATTACCAATGCTGACTTTTTCTCGCTACCAACGATCACTACACCAACGTTTGATTGGTCAGTCATCCTAACGATTCTACCTGTGGCTCTCGTTGTAATTGTAGAACACATTGGTCACTTGCTTGTAACGAGCAGTATTGTAGGTAAGGATTTGTCCAAAGACCCTGGTTTGCATCGCTCCCTACTTGGAAACGGCGTCTCCACCATTTTATCCGGTTTTGTTGGATCTACTCCAAATACAACCTATGGCGAGAACATCGGCGTTATGGCCTTAACCAAAGTGTACTCGATCTATGTGATTGGTGGCGCAGCCATCATCGCGATCATCCTTTCCTTCTCAGGAACGTTCTCGGCTCTAGTTGCCAATATTCCTGTTCCTGTTATGGGTGGTGTCTCCTTGCTTCTATTTGGTGTCATTGCCGCATCCGGATTACGTATTCTGGTTGAACAAAAAGTTGATTTTGCCAAACCTACGAATTTGATTCTGACTACTCTCGTGCTCGTGGTTGGACTAAGTGGAACCGAAGTAAGTTTCTATGGTATTCACCTGAAAGGTATGGCACTTGCAACAATTGTTGGAATCTTGATGAGCTTGCTATTCAAACTGTTCGATGTATTAGGCTTGTCTAACGATAAGTCAGAGAATCAACCTTTGACAAAGAAAACACCAGACTGA
- a CDS encoding adenine phosphoribosyltransferase: MDFKEYIRVIPDFPQPGISFKDITTLLKDGEMYRNAINEIKTMVSDLKIDVIAGPEARGFVVGAPLAYALGVGFAPIRKSGKLPGETIEVGYDLEYGKDTLAMHTDAIEKGQNVLIADDLLATGGTIATSINLIEQLGGKVVGAAFLIELSDLNGRAKLPEIDVFTLMNY, translated from the coding sequence TTGGATTTTAAAGAGTATATTCGTGTCATTCCTGACTTTCCACAACCGGGAATCAGCTTCAAGGACATTACGACATTGTTGAAGGATGGAGAAATGTACCGCAATGCAATCAATGAGATCAAAACAATGGTTTCTGATCTGAAAATTGATGTGATTGCCGGACCTGAAGCACGTGGTTTCGTTGTGGGCGCCCCTCTGGCTTATGCTCTTGGTGTCGGTTTTGCTCCGATCCGTAAAAGCGGAAAATTGCCAGGAGAGACGATTGAAGTTGGATATGATCTCGAGTATGGCAAGGATACACTCGCTATGCATACAGATGCGATCGAAAAGGGACAAAATGTTCTGATTGCGGACGATCTGCTTGCAACGGGTGGAACGATTGCGACTTCCATCAATTTGATTGAACAATTGGGTGGTAAAGTTGTTGGTGCAGCCTTCCTGATTGAGCTTTCTGATCTGAATGGACGTGCCAAGTTGCCTGAAATTGATGTATTTACATTGATGAACTACTAA
- the recJ gene encoding single-stranded-DNA-specific exonuclease RecJ produces the protein MLYSQYRWNTPHIDLDAAAGLSQALSVSSLVGRLLASRGVHNEMEAERFLHPDLNQMHDPYLLLGMKEAVPRIRQAIEREEHILIYGDYDADGVSSTSLMIHLMRHLGASYDIYIPHRSNEGYGLHNHALDWAHQQGVTLVITVDTGISAVEQIAYASTLGIEVIVTDHHEPPEILPEAYTLINPKLPECPYPFKGLAGAGVALKLAQALIGEVPGEWMEIAAIGTVADLMPLEGENRVIVSYGIESMRGSRLPGVSALLEISGVDQSQVTSINIAFAMAPRINASGRLDHAGRAVSLLTTEDLDEAHTLAGQLDLLNRERQQVVEGILQEATAQLEQKIELRSGAVPDVIVLAGEGWNVGVVGIVASKLLERYYRPTLILGIDPQSGVCKGSARSIDGLDIYEALTACKDSMDHYGGHPAAAGMTLHRDQLEELEQGLNEFAASVLTEEDFVPQRLADDECRISDVPLQVIQEIDRLQPFGMSNPSPRFVFRNVTVKETRTMGREKRHLKLVLEQEGQQLETVAFGKGALAEFLPVGSIIDVMGELSINEWNGMRKPQLMLQDIHVPHAQVFDLRGNGEPLSTMKQFLSTLEVHLRYKSGSVGAIVKNETNVSEGNSLYEPCLWVYDRKVGLFPCNAAAQQYGQEQIRTLFVFDTPETPEQLDAMLALFSGAENIILLHGSGNRRDRLQMPSRELFKRIYMLVSKWRAEPVEEKEITPVLSRQCGCSPRMITMMLDVFEELSFITRDSGKIAFVDNPPKRELTASRHYQALESMAETEQVMLDASTPQLTQWMISRMKGVS, from the coding sequence TTGCTTTATTCGCAATACCGGTGGAATACACCACATATTGATTTGGATGCGGCTGCGGGACTCTCGCAGGCGCTTTCCGTGTCATCTCTTGTTGGACGTTTGTTAGCTAGTCGCGGGGTTCATAATGAAATGGAGGCGGAACGGTTCTTACATCCAGATCTGAATCAGATGCATGATCCATATCTTCTGCTTGGTATGAAAGAAGCTGTACCGCGGATACGTCAGGCCATTGAGCGGGAAGAACATATTTTAATTTATGGAGATTATGACGCTGATGGTGTCTCCAGTACCTCACTCATGATCCATCTGATGCGCCATTTGGGGGCATCCTACGATATTTATATTCCTCATCGCTCCAACGAAGGTTATGGACTTCACAATCATGCATTAGATTGGGCTCATCAACAAGGTGTGACGCTGGTGATTACCGTCGATACTGGCATAAGTGCAGTAGAGCAGATTGCCTACGCGTCCACGCTAGGGATAGAAGTGATTGTCACGGATCACCATGAACCACCTGAGATACTTCCTGAGGCGTACACACTTATTAATCCGAAACTACCCGAATGTCCTTATCCATTTAAGGGGCTGGCGGGTGCAGGCGTAGCTCTGAAGCTGGCTCAGGCCCTCATTGGTGAAGTTCCAGGTGAATGGATGGAGATCGCAGCTATTGGTACCGTCGCTGACTTGATGCCGCTCGAAGGTGAGAATCGTGTTATTGTCAGTTATGGAATTGAATCTATGCGAGGCTCACGCTTACCTGGTGTAAGTGCTCTCCTTGAAATTAGTGGTGTGGATCAGAGTCAAGTAACGTCCATTAATATTGCATTTGCAATGGCGCCTCGTATTAATGCAAGTGGCCGTTTGGATCATGCAGGACGAGCGGTATCTCTTCTGACGACTGAAGATTTAGACGAAGCTCATACACTTGCAGGCCAATTAGACCTGCTTAACAGAGAGAGACAACAGGTTGTTGAGGGAATCCTTCAGGAAGCAACAGCTCAATTAGAACAGAAAATAGAGCTTCGCTCTGGTGCTGTTCCTGATGTGATCGTTCTTGCGGGAGAAGGGTGGAATGTTGGCGTTGTAGGTATCGTTGCATCCAAATTGCTGGAACGTTACTATCGGCCAACACTAATTCTGGGCATTGATCCTCAGAGTGGGGTTTGTAAAGGCTCTGCCCGTTCCATTGACGGATTGGATATCTATGAAGCATTAACGGCTTGCAAAGACTCCATGGATCATTACGGGGGACATCCAGCGGCGGCAGGTATGACACTCCATCGGGATCAGTTGGAAGAGCTGGAGCAAGGCTTGAACGAGTTTGCTGCGTCTGTTCTAACCGAGGAAGATTTTGTACCTCAGCGTCTTGCAGATGATGAATGTCGCATCAGTGATGTACCTCTACAAGTAATTCAAGAGATTGACAGACTGCAACCGTTCGGTATGAGCAATCCTTCTCCCCGTTTCGTATTTAGAAATGTTACGGTTAAAGAGACCCGAACGATGGGGCGAGAGAAACGCCATCTGAAACTCGTTCTGGAACAAGAAGGGCAACAGTTAGAGACCGTGGCCTTTGGCAAAGGAGCGCTAGCTGAATTTTTACCAGTGGGTTCCATCATTGACGTTATGGGCGAGCTGTCGATTAATGAATGGAATGGAATGCGCAAACCACAATTGATGCTCCAAGACATCCATGTGCCTCATGCACAAGTGTTTGACTTAAGAGGAAATGGTGAGCCGCTGAGTACAATGAAGCAGTTCCTGAGCACACTAGAAGTACATTTACGGTACAAATCTGGCTCGGTCGGTGCAATCGTTAAGAATGAAACGAATGTTTCTGAGGGAAATTCATTGTATGAACCGTGCCTTTGGGTATATGATAGAAAGGTCGGGTTGTTTCCGTGTAATGCTGCTGCGCAGCAATATGGACAGGAACAGATCCGGACGTTATTTGTGTTTGATACGCCGGAAACTCCGGAACAACTTGATGCTATGCTGGCTTTGTTCAGCGGAGCAGAGAATATCATCCTTCTGCACGGATCAGGCAACCGCCGAGATCGCCTTCAGATGCCTTCCAGAGAACTATTCAAGCGGATCTATATGCTGGTATCGAAATGGCGAGCTGAACCGGTGGAGGAAAAAGAGATTACTCCCGTACTCAGCCGTCAATGTGGCTGTTCTCCACGTATGATCACCATGATGCTTGATGTATTTGAGGAGTTATCCTTCATTACAAGAGATTCTGGAAAAATTGCGTTTGTGGATAACCCACCCAAACGTGAGCTAACCGCGTCACGTCATTATCAGGCGCTGGAAAGTATGGCCGAGACGGAGCAAGTGATGCTGGATGCATCTACGCCTCAGCTGACACAATGGATGATATCCCGGATGAAGGGCGTATCTTAG
- a CDS encoding cation diffusion facilitator family transporter: MAREHIPTVQAATWSGIAGNMTLAVIKAVVGYLANSKSLLADGLYSASEAASSLAGLFPSHSVRHKSKDTDRVATRSKEHSRVARPGISVLLSVLILMGGLQIAISALSSLIGDAPVTSDKYQHALVAAFAALAIKEAIFQFQYRYFRKRNQAQALTYAQQHRRALYCSLTVLVGIIGSMIGEMSGWSMLLYMDPAAALIASCFVFHKGYRMIVDTVYGSLVQELQQEEALDFKETVQRVYGVITIEQLVAREQEHAVTIELIISVNPRISVLEAQEISNRAKTLLFTRFSHVKEVQIQAVPYDPGYPYKSNHELPDHEATLIQ, from the coding sequence ATGGCCAGAGAACATATTCCAACGGTTCAGGCGGCAACGTGGAGTGGTATTGCTGGGAATATGACGCTTGCAGTAATTAAGGCTGTTGTCGGTTATTTAGCCAATAGCAAATCGTTACTCGCAGATGGTCTGTACTCTGCCTCAGAAGCTGCCTCTTCACTGGCGGGATTATTCCCTTCCCATTCTGTAAGGCACAAGAGCAAGGATACAGATCGAGTAGCTACACGGTCTAAGGAACATTCACGTGTAGCGAGACCAGGGATATCGGTTTTGCTGTCTGTTCTCATTCTTATGGGAGGATTACAGATTGCAATTTCAGCCTTAAGTAGCCTAATAGGCGATGCTCCAGTGACTTCTGATAAATATCAGCATGCACTTGTCGCAGCCTTTGCAGCCTTAGCGATCAAGGAAGCCATCTTCCAATTTCAATACAGGTATTTCCGAAAAAGAAATCAAGCACAAGCACTGACCTATGCTCAGCAGCATCGCCGGGCGCTTTACTGCTCACTTACGGTATTGGTTGGTATCATTGGTTCAATGATCGGGGAGATGTCAGGGTGGAGTATGCTTCTGTATATGGATCCAGCAGCGGCATTAATTGCATCTTGTTTCGTGTTTCATAAAGGTTATAGAATGATTGTAGACACAGTATATGGTTCTTTAGTGCAAGAACTGCAACAGGAAGAGGCTCTCGATTTCAAAGAGACTGTACAGCGAGTGTACGGCGTCATTACCATCGAACAATTGGTAGCCCGCGAACAGGAGCATGCCGTTACCATTGAACTCATTATTAGCGTTAATCCACGGATATCCGTTTTGGAGGCTCAGGAGATATCTAATCGAGCCAAAACGCTGCTCTTCACTCGCTTCAGCCATGTAAAGGAAGTACAGATTCAGGCAGTACCCTATGACCCTGGGTATCCTTATAAATCCAATCATGAACTGCCCGATCATGAAGCGACATTAATTCAGTAA
- the secF gene encoding protein translocase subunit SecF, with amino-acid sequence MRFNWNYDYIKGSKFAYIFSIILTVAGIVSILSLGLNYAVDFRAGSNVDISVSKAITTEQIKPIIADLGVDEGDVTITPGSDRVNVRFSNELDETQESTFKQEFSKLDSTASYEVNTVDPEMAKELERNAIYAVLIASIGIMIYVAIRFEWRFGLAAVIALFHDAFVVISVFSIFRLEVDLTFITAVLTIVGFSINDTIVIFDRIRENLRFAKKTTKADLRQVVNSSLAQTMTRSLNTTFTVFAASICLFIFGGESIRMFSLAMVIGTLFGAYSSIFIAAPLWLTLKGKQIDKPKTAAKASN; translated from the coding sequence GTGCGCTTTAATTGGAATTATGATTATATCAAAGGCAGCAAATTCGCCTATATTTTCTCAATTATTCTAACCGTTGCTGGGATTGTTAGTATCCTTTCACTTGGTTTGAACTATGCGGTTGATTTCCGTGCTGGATCGAATGTTGATATTTCCGTATCCAAAGCAATTACAACAGAACAGATTAAACCTATCATTGCTGATCTTGGTGTTGATGAGGGTGATGTAACGATCACACCGGGTTCAGATCGGGTTAATGTTCGTTTTTCCAATGAGCTTGATGAAACGCAAGAGAGTACATTTAAGCAGGAATTCAGTAAACTGGATTCCACTGCCTCTTACGAAGTAAACACGGTAGACCCTGAAATGGCGAAGGAACTGGAACGTAATGCGATTTATGCCGTTCTCATCGCAAGTATCGGGATCATGATTTATGTAGCTATTCGTTTTGAATGGCGTTTCGGTTTGGCGGCAGTTATTGCTCTCTTCCACGATGCATTTGTTGTAATAAGTGTGTTCTCCATCTTCCGTCTGGAAGTGGATCTGACTTTTATTACCGCTGTATTGACGATTGTTGGTTTCTCGATCAACGATACGATCGTTATCTTTGACCGAATTCGGGAAAACTTACGTTTTGCCAAAAAGACAACCAAAGCAGATTTGCGTCAGGTCGTTAACAGTAGTTTGGCACAGACGATGACACGTTCCCTGAATACGACATTCACCGTATTTGCAGCTTCCATCTGTTTGTTCATTTTCGGTGGGGAGTCCATTCGGATGTTCTCGCTCGCTATGGTAATCGGAACGCTGTTCGGTGCGTATTCTTCCATCTTTATCGCTGCTCCACTATGGCTGACACTTAAAGGTAAACAAATTGATAAGCCAAAAACAGCGGCTAAAGCATCTAACTAA
- the secD gene encoding protein translocase subunit SecD — MKRIISFILVVLVTTGVMVGTSPELLKNIRLGLDLKGGYEILYEAEPLDGGQQVTKASLVQTAKSLESRANALGTSEPEVTTEGTNRIRLKLAGVTDEAEVRAKMKEPAVLTFRSKAENDKEGEYTKIELRGNEFVENAAKVVFTSLNEPMIDIQVKDKAKFSEITKRLLGQPLAIYLDDELLSAPTVRQQLTDGSAQISGSYTREEANQLRDTINLGALPLKLTEKYSQSVGATLGKLSLDQTVKAGLIGSVLILVFMIGIYRIPGIIASFALITHTWLVLAIFYLGEFVLTLPGIAAFILGIGMAVDANIITYERIKEEMRSGKSILSSVKAGSKHSFRTIIDSNITTIIAAAVMFYFGTGAVKGFALVLIFDIVTSIITNIFFSRFLLTLLVRGNVLKKPKYFGVKESEIRAL, encoded by the coding sequence ATGAAAAGAATTATCAGTTTCATTCTGGTCGTGCTTGTCACCACAGGGGTTATGGTGGGAACAAGCCCGGAGCTGCTCAAAAATATACGCTTGGGCCTTGATTTAAAGGGAGGCTACGAGATCTTATATGAAGCGGAGCCGCTTGATGGGGGACAACAAGTCACCAAAGCATCTTTGGTGCAAACGGCCAAGAGTCTAGAAAGCCGTGCCAATGCGCTCGGAACAAGCGAACCGGAGGTAACCACTGAAGGAACTAACCGGATTCGATTGAAGTTGGCTGGGGTAACGGATGAGGCTGAGGTTAGAGCCAAAATGAAAGAACCTGCCGTCTTGACCTTCCGCAGTAAAGCTGAGAATGACAAGGAAGGCGAGTACACCAAGATCGAGCTTCGTGGTAATGAATTTGTGGAGAATGCAGCCAAAGTTGTCTTCACTTCATTGAATGAGCCGATGATCGACATTCAAGTGAAAGACAAAGCTAAATTTTCTGAGATCACCAAACGTTTGCTTGGACAACCTCTCGCCATTTATTTGGATGATGAGCTGCTGTCTGCGCCAACCGTTAGACAACAACTAACAGATGGCTCTGCCCAAATCTCAGGTTCTTATACGCGCGAAGAAGCAAATCAGCTTCGTGATACTATTAACCTTGGTGCGCTTCCGCTGAAACTGACAGAGAAGTATTCACAGAGTGTTGGTGCAACGCTGGGGAAATTGTCATTGGATCAGACGGTCAAAGCAGGTTTGATTGGGTCTGTTCTCATTCTCGTATTTATGATTGGGATCTACCGTATTCCAGGGATCATTGCGAGCTTTGCGTTGATTACACATACGTGGCTGGTGCTTGCTATTTTCTACCTAGGGGAGTTTGTCCTTACCCTTCCGGGTATTGCGGCATTCATTCTAGGTATAGGGATGGCGGTTGACGCCAATATCATCACGTACGAACGGATCAAAGAAGAAATGCGGAGTGGTAAGTCGATCTTGTCTTCAGTCAAAGCGGGTAGTAAGCATTCCTTCCGCACAATTATTGACTCTAACATCACTACGATCATTGCTGCTGCTGTTATGTTCTACTTTGGTACGGGTGCAGTTAAAGGCTTCGCACTTGTGTTGATTTTCGACATCGTCACAAGTATTATCACGAATATTTTCTTCTCCCGCTTCCTGTTAACCTTGCTCGTACGGGGTAACGTCTTGAAGAAGCCTAAGTACTTCGGAGTGAAGGAGAGTGAAATTCGTGCGCTTTAA
- a CDS encoding post-transcriptional regulator — translation MNDMEMEQSIEMLCCSKAEEFRLVGYEYVTSKDVWNCVSHKYEKQGIPPLHQLVNDILSLKATSFMNFMTVSAYRGSSF, via the coding sequence ATGAACGATATGGAGATGGAACAATCCATTGAGATGCTCTGCTGCAGCAAGGCGGAAGAGTTTAGGCTTGTAGGTTATGAATATGTGACCAGCAAAGATGTCTGGAATTGCGTCAGTCATAAATATGAAAAGCAGGGCATTCCACCGCTTCACCAGCTGGTGAACGACATTTTGTCACTGAAAGCAACAAGCTTTATGAACTTTATGACCGTGTCTGCATACCGGGGATCCTCTTTCTAG